A stretch of Drosophila gunungcola strain Sukarami unplaced genomic scaffold, Dgunungcola_SK_2 000187F, whole genome shotgun sequence DNA encodes these proteins:
- the LOC128265946 gene encoding 205 kDa microtubule-associated protein, with amino-acid sequence MEHHEDNAQFDNYLQNRLAESLQLSGGAGEQHLNLADTAQEEHSAPGIASSKSDQRAGDVDDDEEWKYIHEVQQTEKLQQQQLSLETGNGFSGGRPSEDLILGNGAAAGFTLAYEEEDVEVIKNDGDFSTNSNTTTSTGEVPAQDQQHPKKADQLAEQHQQQQMQSQDQEDEDELSSVATTYGTSSLSENNPTPLEQEEIVLEPQPVVQELLQCSDNKENCDFVQEVEENHSQLNPNAVAFIPSTGSHPSSPLSAVEEPLLGLPARQLLAVGPLDDLVAESPRKGSARENMDAIAVPDEREFDIEADKRPHELEQESDIFNAGHLEMQLLNGVGSAEPAASTDVLDHGPETSVDLDLSLDQLPAGGDIVKQPLYVDNNASIEDILNSVQPLPTQVGDEKELLHVEEKELVSQSPSIEELQFQQEFQPELDRQGLFNNSDQNLMQASFYFEHTSIEAQNDDKLEQEQLPGESSEMFTNHSLLMSDTVQQTVLSRNSNFFGSSELTEEPYEPIPRPNDDETFAPLLDITLAKTSLEDELICPEPPIPAYISFDLDAQDASKSAEQKELPIYGNLVSEEKQILPPEEQLLPAVGDSVPQKEELPAIKPIFVEKHIPTEEQIAASEEQELPVGSEVPKLPDAVEKPNNSQIENALLSMRESLMEAVLKTKKEEDIAASSAKLANVAAAATAVAAAIKPAAKAKPAAAPNAIKKTTTSSIKTSVAEATKPVAARPRTAPVASKTTSTSFKSTKTSTTAPLTATTRKPLSSNAASNLISTRPATAPVSKAALGTKTTASKSTANKSAPTTGPESGARTTARPLSNTLARKPATIGSGPATGVNAAARRPVTSSSGAGSASSKPRLAVTTTAPRSIPNTTTSVRKVPSTNATSPSARSPAKPATINLGRSTSSTTTTTTTTTTTAKTFTARPAPKFTHSANSTTSNGSTIRRLLVPSSSTVTSAAILRKSSPLKASPAKTTVKTLTPKPKEGATTKASPAELKTRRTTPLKGATPIRAAKVASAEITLNTNGGINAEEATKRNGNGLHVVEETQQPIQNQPDQGHVVYPENAEVSSLNF; translated from the exons ATGGAGCACCACGAGGACAACGCTCAGTTTGACAACTACTTGCAGAACCGATTGGCCGAGAGTCTGCAACTTTCCGGGGGCGCCGGCGAGCAGCATCTTAATTTGGCCGACACTGCCCAAGAAGAACACTCTGCTCCTGGCATCGCGTCCTCCAAATCGGATCAGCGGGCTGGCGATGTCGATGATGACGAGGAGTGGAAGTACATTCACGAGGTGCAGCAGACCGAGaagctgcaacagcagcaactgtCGCTGGAAACTGGCAACGGATTCAGTGGCGGCCGACCGTCTGAGGATTTAATTCTGGGAAACGGTGCCGCCGCTGGTTTTACTCTGGCCTACGAGGAGGAGGATGTAGAAGTTATTAAGAACGATGGTGACTTTTCCACGAATTCCAACACCACGACTTCCACGGGAGAAGTGCCGGCCCAGGATCAGCAGCATCCCAAGAAGGCAGATCAGTTGGCGGAACAGCATCAACAACAGCAGATGCAGTCCCAAGATCAAGAGGACGAGGATGAGCTAAGCTCTGTGGCCACCACTTACGGAACCAGCAGTCTCAGCGAGAATAATCCCACACCCTTGGAGCAGGAGGAGATAGTGCTGGAGCCCCAGCCAGTTGTCCAAGAATTGCTGCAGTGCTCAGACAACAAGGAAAACTGTGATTTTGTGCAGGAAGTGGAGGAAAACCACTCCCAGTTGAATCCCAATGCTGTTGCTTTTATCCCTAGCACTGGCTCCCATCCCTCGTCTCCTCTTTCCGCCGTGGAGGAACCCCTACTCGGCTTGCCTGCCCGCCAGCTGCTGGCTGTTGGCCCCTTGGACGATCTGGTGGCGGAGAGCCCCCGCAAGGGCTCCGCCAGGGAAAACATGGATGCTATTGCAGTGCCCGATGAACGGGAATTTGACATTGAGGCAGATAAGAGACCCCACGAACTGGAGCAGGAATCGGATATTTTTAACGCAGGACACTTAGAGATGCAGCTGCTGAACGGTGTAGGATCCGCTGAACCAGCCGCCTCAACGGATGTCCTGGATCACGGTCCGGAGACTAGTGTCGATTTGGACTTGTCACTAGATCAGTTGCCCGCCGGCGGCGACATCGTAAAGCAACCGCTTTATGTGGACAACAACGCCTCCATTGAAGATATACTAAATTCCGTGCAACCCTTGCCAACTCAGGTTGGTGACGAAAAGGAGCTGCTACATGTGGAAGAAAAGGAGCTTGTTTCGCAGTCGCCTTCTATTGAGGAGCTCCAATTCCAGCAGGAGTTCCAGCCAGAGCTTGATCGACAGGGATTGTTTAATAACTCTGACCAGAATCTCATGCAGGCTTCTTTTTACTTCGAGCATACGTCTATTGAAGCCCAAAATGACGATAAGCTTGAGCAGGAGCAGCTCCCTGGAGAGAGCTCCGAAATGTTTACCAACCATAGTTTGCTGATGAGCGACACCGTGCAGCAAACCGTACTGAGTCGGAATTCAAATTTCTTTGGGTCTTCTGAACTG ACAGAGGAGCCATACGAACCCATTCCGAGGCCTAACGATGACGAAACATTTGCACCGCTCCTAGATATTACTTTGGCGAAAACGTCGTTAGAGGACGAACTAATTTGTCCAGAACCACCGATTCCGGCATATATTAGCTTCGATTTGGATGCTCAGGATGCTAGTAAGAGTGCGGAGCAAAAGGAGCTACCGATTTATGGAAATCTCGTGTCCGAGGAGAAACAGATTTTGCCTCCAGAGGAGCAACTGCTGCCGGCCGTGGGAGACTCCGTTCCTCAGAAAGAAGAGCTACCCGCTATAAAGCCGAtatttgttgaaaaacatATTCCAACAGAAGAGCAGATTGCTGCTTCCGAGGAACAAGAGCTACCTGTTGGGTCAGAGGTGCCGAAGCTGCCTGATGCTGTAGAGAAACCGAATAATTCCCAAATTGAAAATGCTCTGCTTTCTATGAGAGAGTCATTAATGGAAGccgttttaaaaacaaagaaggaAGAGGATATAGCGGCATCTTCTGCTAAATTAGCGAATGTTGCTGCGGCAGCtactgcagttgctgctgcaatcAAACCCGCTGCTAAAGCTAAACCAGCAGCTGCTCCCAACGCAATCAAGAAAACCACAACAAGCTCTATTAAGACTTCTGTTGCCGAAGCAACCAAGCCGGTCGCTGCTCGCCCACGCACCGCCCCCGTTGCATCCAAAACTACAAGTACATCTTTCAAATCTACCAAAACTTCGACTACAGCTCCACTAACAGCAACCACCCGAAAGCCATTAAGCAGCAATGCAGCATCTAATTTAATTAGCACACGACCAGCCACAGCACCTGTAAGCAAGGCGGCATTGGGAACTAAGACTACAGCCAGCAAATCAACTGCAAATAAAAGTGCACCAACAACTGGACCGGAGAGCGGAGCTCGGACAACAGCTCGCCCTTTGTCCAACACTTTAGCTCGCAAGCCAGCCACAATCGGATCAGGACCGGCGACTGGAGTCAACGCAGCAGCTCGCAGACCAGTTACAAGTTCGTCAGGGGCAGGATCTGCTTCAAGCAAACCTCGTTTGGCAGTCACTACTACAGCCCCACGCAGCATCCCCAACACCACCACCTCTGTACGCAAGGTTCCAAGCACAAACGCCACTTCTCCCTCAGCTCGCAGTCCTGCCAAGCCTGCAACCATTAATTTGGGCAGGAGCACCAGCTCTACTACCACAACCACtactacaacaacaacgaccGCAAAAACTTTTACAGCTCGCCCAGCTCCAAAGTTCACCCACTCGGCCAACTCAACCACTAGCAATGGGAGCACAATTCGACGGCTGCTGGTTCCTAGTAGCTCCACCGTGACATCGGCGGCTATTTTGAGGAAGTCTTCGCCTTTAAAGGCGTCGCCAGCCAAAACTACTGTCAAGACGCTGACACCAAAACCAAAAGAAGGCGCAACCACTAAGGCATCGCCAGCTGAATTAAAAACTCGTAGGACTACACCCCTTAAGGGAGCCACTCCAATCCGGGCAGCAAAAGTAGCATCAGCTGAAATTACTTTAAACACCAATGGCGGGATCAATGCAGAGGAAGCCACCAAGCGTAATGGAAATGGCTTACACGTTGTTGAGGAAACCCAGCAGCCTATTCAAAATCAACCGGATCAGGGACATGTTGTCTACCCCGAAAACGCAGAAGTGTCTTCCCTTAACTTTTAG
- the LOC128265947 gene encoding DNA-binding protein modulo: MAQKKDIAAKGKKAANGVEKQVVKRGAKATKVQEEEKIVVTQSPAKKSRKQPVKEESQSSEEESGAEELSGDQAEDDSESEAENLINDEALEDEDDSDEEEVDDDDVEPGEVSKSEAAEEDEESDDDDEEPVAKKVKETKTAGKSTSEETEEKGGIPKVAAGKIPQGTPVNQTIYASKLPKEYKHKDVVALFAKFGTISALHHMKTKFGGHSAIIAFDSPAGAEAALQAKPKALTLGDNVLVVSQARNKESLNERTLIVGLIGPKITKEDVKEYFEKVAPVESVSFSGNRNPHAFVLLASVDDVPKALKLHSTELFNRFITVREYSPKVKTTRSPENTLVVENVGKYESFSANVLEKLFKKFGELDYVDVVCGTSVLAFVTFKQSDAATKALTELQGKIVNNVELKLKHFQLSNTARSILVTNLTSDTTEEDLRGVFNESGEIERITLLPHKAFVKFTDDDGFCKSFLANETIVNNQPIFIEPNSKLKHRLIQSRAGNRSASKFPKNNNFGKKPFNKRPAQENVGNPFVKRAKF, translated from the exons ATGGCCCAAAAGAAAGACATAGCCGCGAAAGGCAAGAAGGCCGCCAACGGAGTGGAGAAGCAGGTGGTCAAGCGTGGGGCGAAGGCGACGAAGGTccaggaggaggagaagaTTGTGGTCACTCAGTCGCCTGCTAAGAAGTCCAGGAAGCAGCCGGTGAAGGAAGAGTCGCAGTCCAGCGAGGAGGAGTCCGGGGCCGAGGAGCTGAGTGGCGACCAAGCTGAGGACGACAGCGAATCCGAG GCAGAAAATTTGATTAACGACGAGGCTTTGGAAGATGAGGACGATAGCGACGAAGAGGAGGTTGATGACGATGATGTGGAGCCCGGGGAGGTTTCCAAAAGCGAAGCCGCGGAGGAGGATGAAGAATCTGACGATGATGACGAGGAACCAGTGGCCAAGAAGGTCAAGGAAACTAAAACAGCAGGAAAATCTACTTCTGAAGAAACAGAAGAAAAGGGCGGTATTCCGAAAGTAGCAGCTGGCAAAATTCCCCAAGGAACGCCTGTTAATCAGACCATCTACGCCTCGAAGTTACCAAAAG AATACAAACACAAAGATGTGGTCGCCCTTTTTGCCAAGTTCGGAACTATCTCCGCACTGCATCATATGAAGACTAAGTTCGGCGGCCACTCGGCCATCATTGCCTTTGACTCGCCAGCTGGCGCCGAAGCCGCTCTGCAGGCCAAGCCGAAGGCGCTTACCCTTGGGGACAATGTTTTAGTTGTAAGCCAAGCAAGAAACAAGGAATCTTTAAATGAGCGCACGTTGATTGTTGGCCTGATTGGACCCAAAATCACCAAGGAGGACGTAAAGGAATATTTTGAGAAGGTTGCTCCCGTGGAGTCGGTCTCCTTCTCCGGAAACCGTAACCCCCACGCCTTTGTTCTTTTGGCGTCAGTTGATGACGTTCCCAAGGCCCTTAAACTGCACAGCACCGAGCTTTTCAATCGCTTTATTACGGTGCGAGAGTACTCGCCGAAGGTTAAAACGACGAGGAGCCCTGAAAATACTTTGGTCGTCGAAAATGTGGGCAAATATGAGTCTTTCAGCGCCAATGTCCTAGAGAAGCTATTCAAAAAGTTCGGCGAACTAGATTATGTGGACGTGGTGTGCGGCACGTCGGTTTTAGCCTTTGTCACGTTCAAGCAGTCGGATGCAGCCACAAAGGCTCTGACCGAACTCCAAGGAAAGATTGTTAACAATGTGGAGCTGAAGCTTAAGCACTTCCAACTCAGTAACACGGCGAGGTCAATTTTGGTGACGAACTTGACTTCAG ATACTACCGAAGAAGACTTGAGGGGTGTGTTTAACGAGAGCGGCGAAATCGAGAGAATCACTTTGCTGCCTCACAAGGCTTTTGTGAAGTTCACAGACGATGACGGTTTCTGCAAGTCTTTTTTGGCCAACGAAACCATCGTAAACAACCAACCCATTTTCATAGAACCTAACTCGAAGCTGAAACACAGATTAATACAAAGTCGTGCCGGTAACCGATCCGCAAGCAAATTCCCGAAGAACAATAACTTCGGCAAGAAGCCCTTTAACAAACGTCCGGCACAGGAAAATGTTGGCAACCCCTTTGTAAAGAGGGCAAAGTTCTAA
- the LOC128265945 gene encoding beta-arrestin-1 gives MNTLGASTNGGGGGAGAPGSNGSSPNVTAAGSTGGGAVGDEAGGDASSRRQATRVFKKSSSNGKITVYLGKRDFVDHVTHVDPIDGVVFIDPEYVKERKVFGQVLAAFRYGREDLDVLGLTFRKDLYLAHEQIYPPMQLERPMTRLQERLIKKLGPNAHPFYFEVPPYCPASVSLQPAPGDVGKSCGVDYELKAFVGENVEDKPHKRNSVRLTIRKVMYAPSKAGEQPSIEVSKEFMMKPNKIHLEASLDKELYHHGEKISVNVHVANNSNRTVKKIKVCVRQFADICLFSTAQYKSVVAEIESEDGCQVAPGFTLSKVFELCPLLANNKDKWGLALDGQLKHEDTNLASSTLITNPAQRESLGIMVHYKVKVKLLISSPLLNGDLVAELPFTLMHPKPEEEEPPPLGERSPRASLAGGGQPLVSLGDCGEAESAAGGQDVPTTTNLIQLDDDEAQDDDIIFEDFARLRLKGAETEA, from the exons ATGAACACACTGGGCGCGAGCACGAacggaggaggtggaggagctGGAGCACCCGGTAGCAACGGATCCAGCCCAAATGTGACAGCTGCCGGGAGCACTGGAGGCGGGGCGGTTGGCGATGAGGCTGGTGGGGATGCCAGCTCCCGGCGCCAAGCGACGCGGGTGTTCAAGAAGAGCTCGTCCAACGGCAAGATCACCGTTTACCTCGGTAAGCGGGACTTCGTGGACCATGTCACGCATGTGGATCCCATTGACGGCGTCGTATTTATCGATCCCGAGTACGTAAAGGAGCGCAAGGTGTTTGGCCAGGTCCTAGCCGCCTTTCGTTACGGACGCGAGGACCTGGATGTCCTGGGACTAACGTTCCGCAAGGACCTGTATCTGGCGCATGAGCAAATCTACCCGCCCATGCAGTTGGAGCGTCCGATGACCCGGCTGCAGGAGCGGCTGATCAAAAAGCTGGGACCCAACGCCCACCCATTTTACTTCGAGGTGCCGCCCTATTGCCCCGCCTCCGTTTCCCTGCAACCTGCCCCCGGGGATGTGGGCAAATCTTGCGGAGTGGACTACGAGCTTAAGGCCTTTGTGG GTGAGAACGTGGAGGACAAGCCCCACAAGCGGAACTCGGTCCGTCTGACTATTCGCAAGGTCATGTACGCCCCCTCTAAAGCCGGAGAGCAGCCATCGATCGAAGTTAGCAAGGAGTTTATGATGAAGCCGAACAAGATCCACTTGGAAGCGAGTTTGGACAAGGAGCTGTACCATCATGGAGAAAAAATATCAGTCAATGTCCATGTGGCCAACAACTCAAATCGGACGGTTAAGAAGATCAAGGTATGTGTCCGGCAGTTTGCGGATATTTGCCTGTTTTCGACGGCCCAATACAAGTCTGTGGTGGCCGAGATCGAGTCGGAGGATGGGTGCCAAGTGGCGCCGGGATTCACCCTGTCGAAGGTTTTTGAGTTATGTCCCCTTTTGGCGAATAATAAGGATAAATGGGGACTAGCCTTGGATGGGCAGCTTAAGCATGAGGATACCAATTTAGCGTCCAGTACGCTCATTACTAATCCTGCCCAGCGAGAAAGTCTCGGTATCATGGTGCATTACAAGGTAAAGGTAAAGTTGCTGATTAGTTCGCCGCTGCTAAATGGTGATCTCGTGGCTGAGCTGCCGTTCACGCTAATGCACCCTAAGCCTGAGGAAGAGGAGCCTCCACCATTGGGGGAGCGATCGCCGCGGGCTAGTTTGGCCGGCGGTGGTCAGCCGCTGGTGAGCTTGGGTGACTGTGGAGAGGCAGAATCGGCGGCAGGGGGTCAGGATGTGCCCACCACTACCAATCTCATCCAGCTCGACGACGACGAGGCGCAGGATGATGACATTATATTCGAGGACTTTGCCCGCCTGCGTTTAAAAGGCGCCGAAACAGAGGCCTAA